In a genomic window of Maricaulis maris MCS10:
- a CDS encoding SDR family NAD(P)-dependent oxidoreductase, whose product MNVLAGRRAVITGGGTGIGLACARRLAAEGVETVLMGRDLDRLREAAGDIEAASAIRCDVTDDDSVKAAFEAAGAVDILVNNAGIVSAAAFHRTPMADWQRIQAVNVEGLVRCSQAVVGPMVRADYARIINIASIAGLRGGAYVAPYVASKHAVVGLTKSLSLEYAQTRMTVNAVCPGYVETEIVENSIANIMEKTGRTRDQALAELTKTNPQGRLIQVEEVAEAVAWLCSPLSGSVSGQAIAISGGAV is encoded by the coding sequence ATGAACGTATTGGCAGGACGACGGGCCGTGATCACCGGCGGCGGGACAGGTATCGGTCTGGCCTGCGCACGCCGCCTGGCGGCGGAGGGTGTCGAGACGGTTTTGATGGGCCGGGACCTGGACCGTCTGCGAGAGGCGGCAGGCGATATTGAAGCGGCCAGCGCGATTCGCTGCGATGTGACGGACGACGACAGTGTCAAAGCAGCCTTCGAGGCTGCCGGCGCGGTCGATATCCTGGTCAACAATGCCGGGATCGTGTCCGCCGCGGCCTTCCATCGTACCCCGATGGCCGACTGGCAGCGCATCCAGGCGGTCAATGTCGAGGGTCTGGTTCGCTGCAGTCAGGCCGTGGTCGGCCCGATGGTGCGCGCCGATTATGCCCGGATCATCAATATCGCCTCGATCGCCGGTCTTCGCGGCGGCGCCTATGTCGCGCCCTATGTCGCCTCCAAGCATGCTGTCGTCGGCCTTACCAAATCGCTGTCACTCGAATACGCGCAGACCCGGATGACGGTGAATGCGGTCTGTCCGGGCTATGTCGAGACCGAGATTGTCGAAAACTCCATCGCCAACATCATGGAGAAGACCGGCCGGACCCGCGACCAGGCGCTGGCCGAGCTGACCAAGACCAATCCGCAAGGTCGCCTGATCCAGGTCGAGGAAGTCGCCGAGGCTGTCGCCTGGCTGTGCTCGCCGCTGTCTGGCTCGGTCTCCGGACAGGCCATTGCGATTTCGGGGGGAGCCGTCTGA
- a CDS encoding AMP-binding protein, whose protein sequence is MTELQPSGHADRFTRLNLPPREQWPDLVFDLPELAYPDRLNCGTELLDRTVDKGLGDRMAVYSKARSLTYAGLLAEANRLAHYLVDEMGIIPGNRVLLHGPNGVDLMVAWYAVMKTGAVAVTTMPMFRAGELAKVIAKGQVGHALCDPALVEAVREAARSEPVLARIECWGEDSELAAALPGKPADFDNADTARDDVALLAFTSGTTGQPKACAHFHSSVLAMADTFGRHGLVPDSDEIYTGTPPFAFTFGLGAFVVFPARAGIAVALPDKPGFDALCECIETFKATTLFTAPMGYRALMANWDTHDLSSLRKCVSAGEHLPAAISDAFHECSGLRLIDGIGATELIHIFIAGSGEPVRVGSTGRVVPGYQARLIGDDGDEVPVGEVGRLAVRGPTGCLYLKDDRQAGYVQDGWNLTGDLFRRDEDGYFWYFSRADDLIVSSGYNIAGPEVEQALLTHPAVAECAVVGAPDAERGTIVKAFVVLKAGHCAGETLACALQDHVKATIAPYKYPRAVAFLDSLPKTQTGKLQRFKLR, encoded by the coding sequence ATGACAGAGCTTCAGCCCAGCGGTCATGCAGACCGCTTCACCCGCCTGAATCTGCCGCCGCGGGAGCAATGGCCGGACCTGGTGTTCGACCTGCCGGAACTGGCCTATCCGGACCGGCTCAACTGCGGTACCGAACTGCTCGACAGGACCGTCGACAAGGGCCTGGGTGATCGCATGGCGGTCTATTCCAAGGCCCGCTCGCTGACCTATGCCGGATTGCTCGCAGAGGCCAACCGTCTGGCCCACTACCTGGTCGACGAGATGGGGATTATTCCCGGCAACCGGGTGTTGTTGCACGGCCCCAACGGGGTCGATCTCATGGTGGCCTGGTATGCGGTGATGAAGACCGGCGCGGTGGCGGTGACCACCATGCCCATGTTTCGGGCCGGTGAGCTGGCCAAGGTCATCGCCAAGGGTCAGGTCGGTCACGCGCTTTGCGATCCGGCGTTGGTCGAGGCGGTCCGGGAGGCTGCCCGGAGCGAACCGGTCCTGGCCCGGATCGAGTGCTGGGGCGAGGACAGCGAGCTCGCGGCGGCGCTGCCCGGCAAGCCGGCGGATTTCGACAATGCCGATACCGCCCGCGATGATGTCGCCCTGTTGGCCTTTACCTCGGGAACGACCGGCCAACCCAAGGCCTGTGCCCATTTTCATTCCAGCGTTCTGGCCATGGCCGACACATTCGGCCGACACGGACTGGTGCCCGACTCCGACGAAATCTACACCGGTACGCCGCCCTTCGCTTTCACCTTCGGCCTGGGTGCCTTTGTCGTGTTTCCGGCCCGGGCGGGGATCGCCGTCGCCTTGCCGGACAAACCCGGCTTTGACGCGCTCTGCGAGTGCATCGAGACCTTCAAGGCGACCACGTTGTTCACGGCACCGATGGGATATCGTGCCCTGATGGCCAATTGGGACACACACGACCTGTCGTCCCTGCGCAAATGCGTGTCAGCGGGCGAGCACCTGCCCGCTGCCATCTCGGATGCGTTCCACGAATGCTCGGGATTGCGTCTGATCGATGGGATCGGCGCGACGGAGCTGATCCATATCTTTATCGCAGGCAGCGGCGAGCCGGTCCGGGTCGGATCAACCGGACGTGTTGTGCCCGGCTACCAGGCCCGGCTGATCGGTGATGACGGCGATGAGGTACCGGTCGGCGAGGTGGGGCGCCTGGCCGTGCGCGGCCCGACCGGGTGTCTCTATCTCAAGGATGATCGCCAGGCTGGTTATGTCCAGGATGGCTGGAATTTGACGGGCGACCTCTTCAGACGGGATGAGGACGGGTATTTCTGGTATTTTTCACGGGCCGACGATCTCATTGTCTCCTCGGGCTACAACATCGCCGGCCCGGAAGTCGAGCAGGCGCTGTTGACCCATCCGGCGGTGGCCGAGTGCGCTGTGGTCGGTGCGCCGGACGCCGAGCGGGGCACCATCGTCAAGGCGTTCGTCGTGCTCAAGGCCGGTCATTGCGCTGGCGAAACATTGGCGTGTGCCCTGCAAGACCACGTCAAGGCGACGATCGCGCCCTACAAATATCCCCGCGCCGTGGCGTTCCTGGACTCCCTGCCAAAGACCCAGACCGGCAAGCTGCAACGCTTCAAACTGCGTTGA
- a CDS encoding RidA family protein encodes MERLQPPGWPRPKGYSNGIAATGKMVFVAGQIGWDETETIVSDDFAAQFRQVLVNTLAVLKEGGAGPEHVVRMTGYVSDRDEYLAAGPQLGAIWKELMGRNYPVMAFLVVGGLIETRAKIEIETTAVIPS; translated from the coding sequence ATGGAGCGATTGCAACCGCCAGGCTGGCCACGCCCCAAGGGCTATTCCAATGGCATCGCTGCGACCGGGAAAATGGTCTTTGTTGCGGGTCAGATCGGCTGGGACGAGACCGAAACAATTGTCTCCGACGATTTTGCCGCGCAATTCCGTCAGGTGCTGGTCAATACGCTGGCGGTCCTCAAGGAAGGCGGAGCCGGTCCCGAACACGTTGTCCGCATGACGGGCTATGTCAGTGATCGCGACGAATACCTGGCGGCCGGGCCGCAACTCGGCGCGATCTGGAAGGAATTGATGGGGCGCAACTATCCCGTGATGGCCTTTCTGGTCGTCGGCGGACTGATCGAGACGCGCGCCAAGATCGAAATCGAAACCACGGCCGTCATCCCGTCGTGA
- a CDS encoding acyl-CoA thioesterase, with product MSFDVTRRIRFADVDPAGIVFYPRYFEMINATIEDWFEQGVGYGFDAMIVNGPHGVPLARMEAEFKAPSRLDDTLVFSLVVRELGRSSIKLTITARCGDEVRMIARPTLVFIDQAGNTPISILPELRGRMLDFEEMD from the coding sequence ATGAGTTTTGACGTCACCCGCCGCATCCGTTTTGCCGATGTCGATCCGGCCGGGATCGTCTTCTATCCGCGTTATTTCGAGATGATCAACGCGACCATTGAGGACTGGTTCGAACAAGGCGTCGGCTATGGCTTCGACGCCATGATCGTGAACGGGCCGCACGGCGTTCCGCTGGCGCGAATGGAGGCCGAATTCAAGGCCCCCAGCCGGCTCGACGACACGCTGGTCTTCTCGCTGGTGGTGCGGGAACTGGGCCGGTCTTCGATCAAGCTCACCATTACTGCCCGGTGTGGAGACGAGGTCCGGATGATCGCCCGTCCGACGCTGGTCTTTATCGACCAGGCCGGCAACACGCCGATCTCGATCCTGCCGGAATTGCGGGGCCGCATGCTGGATTTTGAGGAGATGGATTGA
- a CDS encoding MarR family winged helix-turn-helix transcriptional regulator, whose amino-acid sequence MSAQTGSIDGRAAVKLWLRLYRPTALIERELRTRFQREFGVSLSRFDALAALDRAETGLLMGELSERLLVTNGNVTGLISRMVADGLVTRTASEQDRRRFRVELTEAGRATFTIMAKAHAGWLADIFADLPGEAAASLTDQTEHLLHSLRTEQDG is encoded by the coding sequence GTGTCCGCGCAAACCGGATCGATTGATGGACGGGCGGCGGTCAAGCTGTGGCTGAGACTGTACCGCCCGACCGCCCTGATCGAACGGGAATTGCGGACGCGCTTCCAGCGTGAGTTCGGTGTCAGCCTGTCGCGCTTCGATGCCCTGGCCGCCCTCGACCGGGCCGAAACCGGGCTGTTGATGGGCGAGCTATCCGAGCGGCTTCTGGTCACCAATGGCAATGTGACGGGACTGATCAGCCGGATGGTTGCCGACGGGCTGGTCACCCGGACCGCGTCAGAGCAGGACCGTCGCCGGTTTCGCGTCGAGCTGACAGAGGCGGGTCGCGCGACTTTCACCATTATGGCCAAGGCCCATGCGGGCTGGCTTGCTGACATCTTCGCCGATCTGCCCGGCGAGGCGGCTGCCAGCCTGACCGACCAGACCGAACACCTCTTGCATTCCCTGCGAACCGAACAGGACGGATAG
- a CDS encoding bifunctional salicylyl-CoA 5-hydroxylase/oxidoreductase, with amino-acid sequence MKIACLGGGPAGLYFAISMKLRDPGCEIDVHERNKPGDTFGWGVVFSDQTMDNLAGNDPESARTIADSLAHWDDIDVHFRNTIETSTGHGFCGIGRKHLLNILQERARELGVGLHFESEIDGDLSAFADADMIVASDGLNSRIRSRFEASFKPDIETRRNRFVWLGTHKVFEAFTFIFTETQHGWVWAHAYRFDDETSTFIVECAPETWEAWGFGDMDQAETCRACEQIFASWLDGEPLMSNAAHKRGSAWLNFPRVLCDTWVHDNVVLLGDAAHTAHFSIGSGTKLAFEDAIMLADVLTSTTKPVAEGLVDYQEARKVEVLKLQSAARNSTEWFENLDRYLDFQPKQFAYSLLTRSQRISHENLRLRDPDWLAGVESWFSGIGGGAGAKPPMFAPLTLREMRLENRVVVSPMCQYSARDGAPGAFHQVHYGARCLGGAGLVYTEMTNVSADARITPGCTGLYTDQHVEAWRQITDFAHQNSHAKMAIQLSHAGRKGSTRIGWEGYDLPLPEGNWPVYGPSPIPWDEGNQTPIEMSRHDMDRVLADFVRATGRAAEAGFDMVELHCAHGYLLSSFITPISNHRTDAYGGSLENRLRFPLEVFRAMRDVWPAEKPMAVRISATDWVAGQGIDGDDSVAVAQAFIDAGADLIDVSAGQTTPQGRPVYGRMFQTPYSDQIRNSLGCATMAVGNIYEPDHVNSILAAGRADLVALARPHLLDPNWTLRAAAELGYRGVDVPPQYKAGFDQLARNLQRANETEFRA; translated from the coding sequence ATGAAGATTGCCTGCCTTGGTGGCGGACCGGCCGGTCTGTATTTCGCCATTTCCATGAAGCTGCGTGATCCCGGTTGCGAGATCGATGTCCATGAGCGCAACAAGCCCGGCGACACGTTTGGCTGGGGCGTCGTGTTCTCCGATCAGACAATGGATAATCTGGCCGGCAATGATCCCGAGAGCGCCCGGACAATCGCCGACAGCCTGGCCCATTGGGACGATATTGACGTCCATTTCCGCAATACAATCGAGACCTCGACGGGACACGGGTTTTGCGGCATCGGTCGCAAACACCTGCTGAACATCCTGCAGGAGCGGGCTCGCGAACTGGGTGTCGGATTGCATTTTGAATCCGAGATCGATGGCGATCTGTCGGCCTTTGCCGATGCCGACATGATCGTCGCGTCCGACGGGCTCAATTCGAGGATCCGGTCCCGGTTCGAGGCCAGTTTCAAGCCCGATATCGAGACCCGCCGCAACCGCTTTGTCTGGCTGGGCACGCACAAGGTATTCGAAGCCTTCACCTTCATCTTCACCGAGACCCAGCACGGCTGGGTCTGGGCTCACGCCTACCGGTTTGACGACGAGACCTCGACCTTCATCGTCGAATGTGCGCCTGAAACCTGGGAGGCCTGGGGTTTTGGCGACATGGACCAGGCAGAGACCTGTCGGGCCTGTGAGCAGATTTTCGCGTCCTGGCTCGACGGCGAGCCCTTGATGTCCAACGCCGCCCACAAGCGGGGCTCGGCCTGGCTCAACTTCCCGCGCGTCCTGTGTGACACCTGGGTGCACGACAATGTCGTCCTGCTCGGGGATGCCGCTCACACCGCCCATTTCTCGATTGGCTCGGGCACCAAGCTGGCCTTCGAGGATGCGATCATGCTGGCGGATGTCCTGACCAGCACGACAAAGCCGGTGGCCGAAGGGCTGGTCGACTATCAGGAGGCACGCAAGGTTGAAGTGCTCAAGCTTCAAAGCGCCGCCCGCAATTCCACCGAATGGTTCGAAAACCTCGACCGCTATCTGGATTTCCAGCCCAAGCAGTTTGCCTATTCATTGCTGACCCGCTCGCAGCGGATCAGCCATGAAAACCTGCGCCTGCGCGATCCGGACTGGCTGGCTGGCGTGGAGAGCTGGTTTTCCGGCATTGGCGGCGGGGCCGGGGCAAAGCCGCCCATGTTCGCCCCGCTGACCCTGCGGGAGATGAGGCTGGAAAACCGCGTCGTCGTCTCACCCATGTGTCAGTATTCGGCCCGCGACGGCGCGCCCGGAGCCTTCCACCAGGTGCACTATGGTGCCCGCTGCCTGGGCGGGGCTGGCCTCGTTTACACCGAGATGACCAATGTCAGCGCCGATGCCCGCATCACACCGGGCTGCACCGGGCTGTACACGGATCAGCATGTCGAAGCCTGGCGTCAGATCACCGACTTCGCGCATCAAAACAGCCACGCGAAAATGGCTATCCAGCTGTCCCATGCCGGCCGCAAGGGATCCACGCGGATTGGCTGGGAGGGCTATGACTTGCCCTTGCCGGAGGGCAACTGGCCTGTATACGGCCCGTCTCCGATTCCCTGGGATGAGGGCAATCAGACCCCTATTGAGATGAGCAGGCACGATATGGATCGCGTCCTGGCCGACTTTGTCCGGGCTACCGGGCGGGCCGCCGAGGCCGGATTTGACATGGTCGAGCTGCATTGTGCCCACGGCTATCTGCTGTCCAGCTTCATCACGCCGATCTCCAATCATCGCACCGACGCCTATGGCGGCAGTCTGGAAAACCGTCTCCGCTTCCCGCTCGAAGTCTTCCGCGCCATGCGGGATGTCTGGCCGGCTGAAAAACCGATGGCGGTGCGGATATCGGCGACCGACTGGGTCGCAGGACAAGGCATTGATGGCGATGACAGCGTCGCTGTTGCACAGGCCTTCATCGATGCCGGGGCTGATCTGATCGACGTCTCCGCCGGTCAGACCACTCCGCAGGGACGTCCGGTCTATGGCCGCATGTTCCAGACGCCCTATTCCGACCAGATCCGAAATTCCCTGGGATGCGCGACCATGGCGGTCGGCAATATCTACGAGCCGGATCATGTCAATTCGATCCTGGCTGCCGGCCGCGCTGACCTGGTTGCTCTGGCGAGGCCGCACCTGCTCGATCCCAACTGGACCCTGCGCGCTGCCGCTGAGCTGGGCTATCGCGGCGTCGACGTGCCGCCGCAATACAAGGCAGGCTTTGACCAACTCGCGCGCAATCTCCAGCGCGCCAATGAGACGGAGTTTCGGGCATGA
- a CDS encoding acyl-CoA dehydrogenase family protein: MSDQSYLAWPFLEDSHRSLAREVSDWAAARFEADGFYDHADVDADCAAIRAALGEAGIVRNAVPAAFGGIHERLDVRSLCLIREHLAYRSGLADFVFAMQGLGSGAISLFGSSDQQQAWLPGTGTGKLCAAFALTEPDAGSDVAAISTRAELDGDHYAISGEKTFISNGGIADFYVVFARTGEADGARGLSAIIVPATTPGLEVVERIETIAPHPLARLRFDKCRVPVTHRIGEGGSGFRIAMGTLDVFRSTVGAAALGFARRALDEATARARRRNLFGAPLADLPGVQTQLAEMAMDIDAAALLIYRAAWTKDQGAARVTREAAMAKLYATEAAQRAIDTAVQIFGGLGVTKGSVPEALYREIRALRIYEGASEVQKLVIARTHLAETTP, translated from the coding sequence ATGTCAGACCAGTCCTATCTCGCCTGGCCCTTTCTGGAGGACAGCCACCGCAGCCTGGCCCGCGAGGTGTCGGACTGGGCGGCGGCGCGGTTCGAGGCCGATGGTTTTTATGATCACGCCGATGTCGATGCCGACTGCGCCGCGATACGGGCCGCTTTGGGCGAGGCCGGAATAGTCCGCAATGCCGTACCGGCTGCTTTCGGCGGTATTCATGAGCGTCTCGATGTCCGCTCCCTGTGCCTGATCCGCGAGCATCTGGCCTACCGCTCCGGCCTGGCCGACTTTGTCTTTGCCATGCAGGGGCTTGGCTCTGGCGCCATCTCCCTGTTCGGGTCGAGTGATCAGCAACAGGCCTGGTTGCCGGGAACCGGGACGGGGAAGCTGTGCGCGGCCTTCGCGCTGACCGAACCGGATGCCGGTTCGGACGTGGCAGCGATCTCGACGCGGGCTGAACTGGATGGCGATCACTACGCCATCAGCGGCGAGAAAACCTTTATCTCCAATGGCGGGATCGCCGACTTCTATGTCGTCTTCGCCCGCACCGGCGAGGCTGACGGCGCGCGCGGCCTCAGTGCGATCATTGTGCCGGCGACGACGCCGGGCCTTGAGGTGGTCGAACGGATCGAGACCATCGCACCGCATCCGCTGGCACGACTTCGCTTTGACAAGTGCCGCGTTCCGGTCACCCACCGCATCGGCGAGGGCGGCTCCGGTTTCCGGATCGCCATGGGGACGCTGGATGTCTTCCGCTCGACTGTAGGCGCTGCGGCGCTGGGTTTTGCCCGACGGGCTCTGGACGAGGCCACGGCGCGCGCCCGCAGGCGCAACCTGTTCGGGGCGCCGCTGGCCGATCTCCCTGGCGTGCAGACTCAACTGGCTGAAATGGCGATGGATATCGACGCGGCTGCGCTGCTGATCTACCGCGCCGCCTGGACCAAGGACCAGGGCGCGGCGCGGGTTACGCGCGAAGCGGCCATGGCCAAGCTCTATGCCACCGAAGCAGCCCAGCGTGCCATCGACACCGCGGTCCAGATCTTCGGCGGGTTGGGCGTCACCAAGGGCAGTGTGCCCGAGGCGCTGTACCGGGAAATCCGGGCTTTGCGCATCTACGAAGGGGCGTCCGAGGTCCAGAAACTGGTGATCGCCCGGACCCACCTGGCCGAGACGACGCCATGA
- a CDS encoding enoyl-CoA hydratase family protein, with the protein MLDPETYAPEHFLWSFEDGVATITLNRPDRKNPLTFESYAELRDLFRGLVYARSVQAVIVTGAGGNFCSGGDVHEIIGPLVEMEMPGLLDFTRMTGDLVKAMRDCPQPVIAAVDGICVGAGAIMAMASDLRIATPAAKTAFLFNRVGLAGCDMGACAILPRLIGQGRASELLFLGRSMSAEEGERWGFYNRLVEADALMSAAKAWASRIAAGPNFANAMTKNQLNTEWDMGLHTAIEAEAQAQAICMQTKDFERAYRAFAARETPVFEGD; encoded by the coding sequence ATGCTGGATCCCGAGACCTACGCCCCCGAACACTTCCTCTGGTCCTTCGAAGACGGCGTGGCCACGATCACGCTCAATCGCCCGGACCGGAAAAATCCCCTGACCTTCGAGAGCTATGCCGAGCTGCGCGACCTGTTTCGCGGCCTCGTCTACGCGCGATCCGTCCAGGCGGTTATCGTCACCGGTGCCGGCGGCAATTTCTGCTCCGGCGGTGACGTCCACGAAATCATTGGTCCGCTGGTCGAGATGGAGATGCCGGGACTGCTCGACTTCACCCGCATGACCGGTGATCTCGTGAAAGCGATGCGCGATTGCCCGCAGCCCGTCATAGCGGCGGTTGACGGAATCTGCGTCGGTGCCGGGGCGATCATGGCCATGGCGTCGGACCTGCGGATTGCGACACCCGCCGCCAAGACGGCCTTCCTGTTCAACCGTGTCGGACTGGCCGGGTGTGACATGGGCGCCTGCGCCATCCTGCCGCGCCTCATCGGTCAGGGTCGGGCGAGCGAGTTGCTCTTCCTGGGGCGCTCGATGTCGGCCGAGGAAGGTGAGCGCTGGGGCTTCTACAACCGGCTTGTCGAGGCGGACGCCTTGATGTCGGCGGCGAAGGCGTGGGCGAGCCGGATCGCGGCGGGCCCGAATTTCGCCAATGCGATGACCAAGAACCAGCTCAATACCGAGTGGGATATGGGTCTGCATACAGCTATTGAGGCGGAGGCCCAGGCCCAGGCAATCTGCATGCAGACCAAGGACTTTGAACGCGCCTACCGGGCCTTCGCCGCCCGCGAGACGCCGGTCTTCGAGGGCGATTAG